From the genome of Geobacter sp. SVR, one region includes:
- a CDS encoding LysM peptidoglycan-binding domain-containing protein — protein sequence MKIIVPVAAILGLALCGAALGSPSEFDINPKDLPPSRASEFELDLKELPPARPGKPSQPPRIQHRKHRTEHRESASGEIVRYTVRPGDHLYLILVRHFGLSDEAAERLIPQAMQLNGIHNPRALQVGQELKIPLTARASKHAGKGSAKPAAADRHAATAAATAQDSLPVSIAAAPSCVMARKMTEGLGLLAPQPGIMQGILGFTASNAGLSVVVACELPASEAYTYERLLMPYNTQLLVFREDESPRRIIEKLANRLGLRYTIEDRNAPESSALSYVFEEVGPERRTVRLTLLPSTDERKVGNKKK from the coding sequence ATGAAAATCATTGTTCCAGTCGCGGCGATTCTCGGCCTTGCCCTGTGCGGGGCTGCCCTCGGCTCACCCTCGGAGTTCGACATCAACCCGAAGGATCTTCCTCCCAGCCGGGCCTCGGAGTTCGAACTCGATCTAAAAGAGCTGCCCCCGGCACGACCGGGCAAGCCGTCCCAGCCGCCACGCATCCAGCACCGGAAGCACCGGACGGAACACCGCGAGTCTGCCTCCGGCGAGATCGTCAGGTACACCGTCCGCCCGGGAGACCATCTCTACCTGATCCTGGTGCGGCACTTCGGGCTGTCCGACGAGGCGGCGGAGCGGCTGATCCCCCAGGCGATGCAGCTCAACGGCATTCATAATCCCCGCGCCCTGCAGGTTGGGCAGGAGCTGAAGATACCGCTGACTGCACGGGCATCCAAACATGCCGGGAAAGGGAGCGCGAAACCGGCGGCTGCGGATCGCCACGCGGCCACTGCGGCGGCAACTGCCCAGGATTCTCTCCCCGTCAGCATCGCCGCTGCCCCGAGCTGCGTCATGGCCCGCAAAATGACCGAAGGCCTGGGGCTGCTGGCTCCCCAGCCGGGCATCATGCAGGGGATTCTGGGCTTTACTGCCAGCAACGCCGGCCTGTCGGTGGTCGTTGCCTGCGAATTGCCGGCATCCGAAGCCTACACCTATGAGCGGCTGTTGATGCCGTACAATACACAGCTGCTCGTGTTCAGGGAGGATGAGTCCCCCCGACGGATCATCGAGAAATTGGCCAACAGGCTGGGACTCCGCTATACCATCGAGGATCGGAATGCCCCGGAATCATCGGCATTGAGCTATGTTTTCGAGGAGGTTGGCCCTGAGCGGCGCACGGTCAGACTGACGCTGCTCCCCTCCACGGATGAGAGAAAAGTGGGCAACAAGAAGAAATGA
- a CDS encoding sugar phosphate isomerase/epimerase, translating to MLITLSTGSLFTLPLQKVFELSALAGFDGVELIINHDFQRDNPARLIRSLQEIATIYSIHAPFMPLDGWGGPVGSLKRSVQLAAECGIPLVNFHPPSWMGMEIAFWRWLYSINDFQKEIGLNGQVAVTMENMPWVGRMRINPHILSNTQRLIDFVQEHNLYMTFDCTHMGSGKTNFINDFYLCYESDRIRNIHFSDYGYGREHLLPGHGVLPLTRFLHHLRNTDYRSTVTLELSPSEFPKEERIIFESLLEILAYLRKETFSQADLPEYDQSLHVSTAS from the coding sequence ATGTTGATCACCCTTTCCACCGGTTCGCTTTTCACGCTGCCGTTGCAGAAGGTTTTCGAGCTGTCGGCCCTGGCCGGTTTCGACGGTGTCGAACTGATCATCAATCACGACTTTCAGAGGGACAACCCGGCCAGGCTGATACGATCGCTGCAGGAGATCGCCACGATATATTCCATCCACGCCCCTTTCATGCCGCTGGATGGGTGGGGCGGGCCGGTGGGGTCGCTGAAGCGGTCGGTTCAATTGGCGGCAGAGTGCGGCATCCCTCTGGTAAACTTCCATCCACCCTCCTGGATGGGGATGGAGATCGCCTTCTGGCGCTGGCTTTACAGCATCAACGACTTCCAGAAGGAGATCGGCCTGAACGGCCAGGTGGCGGTAACCATGGAAAACATGCCGTGGGTGGGCAGGATGCGCATCAATCCCCACATTCTTTCGAACACCCAGCGCCTGATCGACTTCGTCCAGGAGCACAATTTGTACATGACCTTCGACTGCACCCACATGGGGTCGGGCAAGACCAACTTCATCAACGATTTTTATCTCTGTTACGAAAGCGACCGTATCAGGAACATCCATTTTTCCGATTACGGCTACGGCCGCGAGCATCTGCTGCCGGGACACGGCGTCCTGCCGCTGACCCGCTTCCTGCACCACCTGCGCAACACCGACTACCGCAGCACCGTAACCCTGGAACTCAGCCCGTCCGAATTCCCCAAAGAGGAGCGGATCATCTTCGAGAGCCTGCTGGAGATCCTGGCCTATTTGCGCAAGGAGACATTCAGCCAGGCTGATCTCCCTGAATACGACCAGAGCCTCCACGTCTCAACCGCCAGCTGA
- a CDS encoding energy-coupling factor ABC transporter permease, with amino-acid sequence MNRHSIVPLLALPVFLLPSTSFAMHISEGILPFNWAAFWFAASAPFLAIGLRTLTRRAASDLSSKPLVGMVAAVVFVISCMPIPVPMAGTCSHPCGTGLAAVLLGPALGVVTAAVALLIQALFLAHGGLTTWGANLFTMGIIGSFAGYFAFRGLRACGAGVVPAAFAAGLLSDWATYAGTALIMAAGIKGTSPFWPLAGKIALAFVPTQLPLGVIEGAITAGMVSLLVRKRPDLLARTALAVTKGEGR; translated from the coding sequence ATGAACCGCCACAGCATTGTTCCATTGTTGGCCCTGCCTGTTTTCCTGCTGCCGTCAACGTCATTCGCCATGCACATTTCTGAGGGCATTCTGCCCTTTAATTGGGCTGCTTTCTGGTTTGCCGCCTCTGCCCCGTTTCTGGCAATCGGACTCCGCACCCTGACCAGGCGTGCCGCCAGCGACCTTTCCAGTAAGCCTCTGGTCGGCATGGTGGCGGCCGTGGTGTTCGTGATCTCCTGCATGCCGATACCGGTGCCCATGGCCGGAACCTGCTCTCACCCCTGCGGCACCGGTCTGGCTGCGGTTTTGCTGGGTCCGGCACTGGGAGTGGTCACCGCGGCGGTCGCGCTCCTGATCCAGGCGCTGTTCTTGGCCCACGGCGGGCTGACCACCTGGGGTGCCAATCTCTTCACCATGGGGATCATAGGCTCCTTTGCCGGGTACTTTGCTTTCCGCGGGTTGCGCGCCTGCGGGGCCGGAGTCGTGCCCGCCGCCTTTGCTGCCGGTCTTCTGTCGGATTGGGCGACCTATGCCGGTACTGCCCTGATCATGGCGGCAGGCATCAAAGGGACCAGCCCCTTTTGGCCGCTGGCGGGTAAGATCGCTCTGGCTTTTGTTCCCACCCAGCTCCCGCTGGGGGTGATCGAGGGGGCCATCACCGCCGGCATGGTGTCGCTGCTGGTCAGGAAACGTCCCGACCTGTTGGCCCGCACCGCTTTGGCTGTCACGAAGGGGGAGGGGCGATGA
- the recO gene encoding DNA repair protein RecO: MHPERLQAFVLGTRDYGDTDRIVSLFTLEHGRIRSFARGARKSRKRFGAALEAFARIEVQVRLKEGLCGLTQAEIHSIYPRIRGDLNGIAHALYACELVEAISPEGHPLPRLYRLLSAYLDRLEATAADTAERRFFEINLLNILGYRPSLETCSRCDTPFGGTGALLSEGGELNCRFCAGSGRPVSAATLSLLLSCLATGTFGSIPFSAETTAQAGALLDQAIAAQVGRRLKSVDFLQQVS; this comes from the coding sequence ATGCACCCCGAGAGGCTGCAGGCCTTTGTGCTTGGCACCCGTGATTACGGCGACACCGACCGGATCGTGTCGCTCTTTACGCTGGAGCATGGCCGCATCCGATCCTTTGCCCGCGGCGCCCGCAAGAGCCGCAAACGCTTCGGCGCGGCACTGGAGGCCTTTGCCCGCATCGAGGTCCAGGTCAGGCTCAAGGAGGGATTGTGCGGTCTCACCCAGGCGGAGATCCACAGCATCTATCCCCGCATCCGCGGTGACCTGAACGGCATCGCCCATGCCCTGTACGCCTGCGAACTGGTAGAGGCGATCAGCCCCGAGGGGCACCCCCTGCCGCGCCTCTACCGCCTGCTGTCAGCCTACCTGGACCGGCTGGAAGCGACTGCGGCCGACACGGCGGAGCGGCGATTTTTCGAGATCAACCTGCTCAATATCCTCGGGTACCGCCCTTCCCTGGAGACCTGTTCCCGCTGCGACACCCCTTTCGGCGGCACAGGGGCGCTCCTGTCGGAGGGGGGAGAGCTGAACTGCCGCTTCTGCGCCGGCAGCGGCCGTCCCGTATCGGCAGCCACCCTCTCCCTGTTGCTGTCCTGCCTGGCTACCGGCACCTTCGGATCGATCCCCTTTTCAGCCGAAACGACCGCCCAGGCCGGAGCGCTGCTCGATCAGGCCATTGCCGCCCAGGTGGGACGCCGCCTGAAAAGCGTCGATTTTCTGCAACAGGTTTCCTGA
- a CDS encoding RNA-binding protein codes for MRNELYLGSISAKATEEDIRKLFAVVGTVTSIHLIRDPQTGEFKECGYVRMATVQQTKEAIEVLDGAFFIDRVLSVSEARPQPPQGKKRPFGGNRRNTGPAQRPPKGSTSRGRK; via the coding sequence ATGAGAAACGAGCTGTACCTGGGAAGCATATCGGCCAAGGCCACTGAAGAGGACATCAGGAAACTGTTCGCGGTGGTGGGAACCGTCACATCGATCCACCTGATCCGGGACCCGCAGACGGGAGAATTCAAGGAGTGCGGCTACGTCAGGATGGCGACCGTGCAACAGACCAAAGAGGCGATCGAGGTGCTGGACGGCGCCTTTTTCATCGATCGCGTGCTGTCGGTCAGCGAGGCGCGCCCGCAGCCCCCCCAGGGCAAGAAACGCCCCTTTGGCGGAAACCGCCGTAACACGGGCCCGGCCCAACGGCCGCCGAAAGGCAGCACCAGCCGCGGACGAAAGTAA
- the polA gene encoding DNA polymerase I, producing MSHDNTLYLVDGSSYIYRAYYAIRHLSSPSGHPTNAIYGFVQMLLKLLKDYDPRHVAVVFDAGRATFRHDIYAQYKANRIAMPDDLRAQVGPIREVVRAFDIPTLELEGFEADDIIGALAARFAHNGGRVVVVTGDKDLMQIVTEKVTLLDTMKGTESGIAEVIQRFGVEPARVIDILGLAGDTSDNIPGVPGIGEKTAIKLIQEYGSLDGLLERSHEVKGKCGEKLREFREQALLSRRLATIECSVPVEIALDDLGAREPDQETLNALFKLYGFTSLIKELTGRSTLSSDNYRTITTPDELEELVTALEQCGEFALDLETTALDPRLAEIVGFSFSWQEHEACYLPVGHVTGPCPTPSGPLQDPHTVRRAQAPLFAALDHASDSVTSPTEHCTMQPGQLPRAMVLERLRPLLENPALRKVGQNIKFDLQVLATHGISLAGTWFDTMLASYLLNPARQTHGMDALSIEHLGHKMISYSEVTGSGKEQKNFSQVEIEAASRYACEDADVTWLLRRKFEPLLNQGGLETLFHTVEMPLVTILGEMEQHGVLLDTRMLASLSTTFETRLCELEKHIFELAGSPFNINSPKQLGEVLFERLGLKTGKKTKGKTGWSTDNEVLTALAEEAEIARLILDYRGVAKLKSTYSDALPRMVNPRTGRVHTSYNQTITNTGRLSSSDPNLQNIPIRSEEGRMIRHAFIAPPGHVILAADYSQIELRVLAHLSEDQVFCHAFAHDEDIHTRTAAEVFGLFPEMVTSEMRRQAKTINFGIIYGQGAFSLAKQLGVARKTAEEFIAAYKERHHGAIDFLESCIRQAQETGCVHTILGRRLPIPEISSSNGNIRAFAQRNAINYPIQGSAADIIKAAMIRVAARIRAEELKSRLIMQVHDELVFEVPQEELVQMELLVEEEMSRAVTLRVPLKVDISHGSNWSEAH from the coding sequence ATGTCTCACGACAATACCCTGTATCTGGTGGACGGCTCTTCCTACATCTACCGCGCCTACTACGCCATCCGCCATCTTTCGTCCCCCAGCGGCCATCCCACCAATGCCATCTATGGCTTCGTGCAGATGCTGCTCAAGCTGCTCAAGGATTATGACCCCCGGCACGTGGCCGTGGTTTTCGACGCAGGAAGAGCCACCTTTCGCCATGACATCTATGCCCAATACAAGGCCAACCGCATCGCCATGCCCGATGACCTGCGTGCCCAGGTGGGGCCGATCCGCGAAGTGGTGCGGGCCTTCGATATTCCGACCCTGGAGCTGGAGGGATTCGAGGCCGATGACATCATCGGTGCGCTGGCCGCGCGTTTTGCCCACAACGGCGGCCGCGTGGTAGTGGTTACCGGCGACAAGGACCTGATGCAGATCGTGACCGAAAAAGTGACCCTGCTGGACACGATGAAAGGCACCGAATCGGGTATTGCCGAGGTGATCCAGCGCTTCGGAGTGGAACCCGCACGGGTGATCGACATCCTGGGGCTGGCAGGAGACACCTCGGACAATATCCCCGGCGTGCCGGGCATCGGCGAGAAGACCGCCATCAAACTGATCCAGGAATACGGGTCACTTGACGGACTGCTGGAACGCAGCCACGAGGTCAAGGGCAAATGCGGCGAAAAACTGCGCGAGTTCCGCGAACAGGCACTGCTCTCCCGCCGGCTGGCCACCATCGAATGCTCCGTTCCAGTCGAAATCGCCCTTGATGATCTTGGCGCGCGCGAACCGGACCAGGAAACCTTGAACGCGCTCTTCAAACTCTACGGCTTCACCTCGCTGATCAAGGAGCTCACCGGCCGTTCCACCCTGAGCAGCGACAACTACCGCACCATTACGACCCCGGACGAGTTGGAAGAGCTGGTCACAGCGCTGGAGCAGTGCGGAGAGTTCGCACTGGACCTGGAAACCACGGCCCTTGATCCGCGTCTGGCGGAAATCGTCGGCTTTTCGTTTTCCTGGCAAGAGCACGAGGCCTGCTACCTGCCGGTAGGCCATGTGACCGGACCGTGCCCGACCCCTTCCGGTCCGCTGCAGGACCCGCATACCGTCCGCAGGGCACAGGCGCCCCTGTTCGCAGCCCTCGATCATGCCTCCGACAGTGTGACCTCCCCCACGGAGCACTGCACCATGCAGCCCGGGCAACTGCCCCGCGCCATGGTCCTGGAGCGCCTGAGGCCGCTGCTGGAGAACCCGGCCCTGCGCAAGGTCGGGCAGAACATCAAGTTCGACCTGCAGGTACTGGCAACGCACGGCATCAGCTTGGCCGGGACATGGTTCGATACCATGCTGGCATCCTATCTTCTCAATCCCGCGCGTCAGACGCACGGCATGGATGCGCTTTCCATCGAGCATCTCGGCCACAAGATGATCAGCTACAGTGAGGTAACCGGCAGCGGCAAGGAACAGAAGAACTTTTCCCAGGTGGAGATCGAGGCCGCCAGCCGCTACGCCTGCGAGGATGCCGACGTTACCTGGCTCCTGCGGCGCAAGTTCGAGCCGTTGCTGAACCAGGGGGGCCTGGAGACCCTGTTCCACACCGTGGAGATGCCGCTGGTGACGATCCTGGGTGAGATGGAGCAGCACGGCGTCCTGCTGGACACACGGATGCTGGCGTCTCTCTCGACCACCTTTGAAACACGCCTGTGCGAGCTGGAAAAACACATTTTCGAGCTGGCCGGCAGCCCCTTCAACATCAATTCGCCGAAGCAGTTGGGCGAGGTTTTGTTCGAGCGGCTGGGGCTCAAGACCGGCAAAAAGACCAAGGGTAAAACCGGCTGGTCCACCGACAACGAGGTGTTGACCGCCCTGGCCGAGGAGGCGGAGATCGCCCGGCTGATCCTAGACTACCGCGGCGTTGCCAAGCTCAAGTCCACCTACAGCGATGCGCTGCCCCGCATGGTCAATCCCCGCACGGGACGGGTACATACCTCCTACAACCAGACCATCACCAACACCGGCCGGCTCTCGTCCTCCGATCCGAACCTGCAGAACATACCGATCCGCAGCGAGGAGGGGCGCATGATCCGTCACGCCTTCATCGCCCCCCCGGGACACGTGATCCTGGCTGCCGACTATTCGCAGATCGAGCTGCGCGTGCTGGCCCACCTGTCCGAGGACCAGGTCTTCTGCCATGCCTTTGCCCACGACGAGGACATCCACACCCGCACCGCAGCCGAGGTCTTCGGCCTGTTTCCGGAGATGGTCACCTCCGAGATGCGGCGCCAGGCCAAAACCATCAACTTCGGCATCATCTACGGCCAGGGGGCCTTCAGTCTTGCCAAACAACTGGGAGTTGCCCGCAAGACCGCGGAGGAATTCATCGCTGCCTACAAGGAGCGCCACCACGGTGCCATCGACTTCCTGGAATCCTGCATCCGCCAGGCCCAGGAAACCGGCTGCGTCCATACCATTCTCGGCCGGAGACTGCCGATCCCCGAAATCTCCAGCTCCAACGGCAACATACGCGCCTTTGCCCAGCGCAACGCCATCAACTACCCGATCCAGGGATCGGCTGCGGATATCATCAAGGCGGCCATGATCCGGGTGGCTGCCCGCATTCGCGCCGAAGAGCTGAAAAGCCGGCTGATCATGCAGGTCCACGACGAACTGGTGTTCGAGGTACCGCAAGAGGAACTGGTGCAGATGGAACTGCTGGTGGAGGAGGAGATGTCCCGGGCCGTGACCCTGCGGGTGCCGCTCAAGGTCGATATCAGCCACGGCTCCAATTGGAGCGAGGCCCACTAG
- a CDS encoding cobyrinate a,c-diamide synthase, with protein MRGFLIAAPQSGSGKTTVTLAVMAALARRGVAVAPFKCGPDFIDPGYHRLVTGRPSINLDAWMCPESFVRDTFGHHTAEADLAIIEGVMGLFDGLGASFEGSSAQVAAITGAPVVLVVNARGMAASAAALVKGFRDFDPRIRLAGVIFNNVGSASHTELLRHSLTEALPDIAIFGCLPRREALEIPSRHLGLVTAEDNPLPQDWLAALADLAEENLDLERLAALEIPPDPPFVKGGEKSALASSHVPPFEKGGLGGISPVRIAVARDPAFCFMYEDNLRLLRQAGAELAFFSPLDDAGLPEGTAGLYLPGGYPELYAERLAGNGSMLEAISRAGAAGMPVYAECGGFIYLTEGMAAGAGGDSADFVGIYPTRARMLPKRKALGYRQVEFTADAVIAAAGTAVRGHEFHYSEIGPMPQQVGRCYRMSRQGHELGPEGYRINNCLASYVHLHFGSNARIAPAFVDACRQWFARDLNR; from the coding sequence ATGAGAGGATTTCTGATAGCTGCCCCCCAGAGCGGCAGCGGCAAGACCACCGTCACGCTGGCCGTCATGGCGGCCTTGGCGCGCCGCGGGGTAGCGGTGGCACCTTTCAAGTGCGGGCCGGACTTCATCGATCCCGGGTACCATCGCCTGGTCACCGGCCGCCCATCCATCAACCTGGATGCCTGGATGTGCCCGGAGTCCTTTGTCCGTGACACCTTCGGGCATCATACGGCCGAGGCCGATCTTGCCATTATCGAAGGGGTGATGGGGTTGTTCGACGGGCTGGGGGCGTCGTTCGAGGGAAGCAGCGCCCAGGTGGCGGCCATAACCGGCGCTCCGGTGGTATTGGTGGTCAACGCGCGCGGCATGGCCGCCAGCGCCGCGGCACTGGTGAAGGGTTTCCGGGATTTCGACCCGCGTATCCGACTGGCGGGGGTGATCTTCAACAACGTCGGCAGCGCCTCCCACACCGAGCTGCTGCGCCACAGTCTGACCGAAGCCCTGCCCGATATCGCGATCTTCGGCTGCCTGCCCCGCAGGGAGGCGCTGGAGATCCCGTCGCGGCACCTGGGCCTGGTGACGGCGGAGGATAACCCGTTGCCGCAGGATTGGCTGGCGGCTCTGGCGGATCTGGCTGAGGAAAACCTGGATCTGGAACGGCTAGCAGCACTGGAAATCCCCCCCGACCCCCCTTTTGTAAAGGGGGGAGAAAAGTCTGCATTGGCATCCAGCCATGTACCCCCCTTTGAGAAAGGGGGGCTAGGGGGGATTTCCCCCGTCCGTATCGCCGTCGCCCGCGACCCGGCCTTCTGCTTCATGTACGAGGATAACCTGCGGCTTTTGCGCCAGGCCGGGGCGGAACTGGCTTTTTTCTCCCCCCTGGACGATGCCGGTCTCCCCGAGGGGACGGCCGGCCTCTATCTGCCGGGGGGCTATCCCGAACTGTATGCCGAACGGCTGGCCGGCAATGGGAGCATGCTGGAGGCCATCAGCCGGGCCGGGGCGGCCGGCATGCCTGTGTACGCCGAATGCGGAGGCTTCATCTATCTGACCGAAGGGATGGCAGCCGGGGCAGGGGGAGATTCAGCCGATTTCGTCGGCATCTACCCCACCAGGGCACGCATGTTGCCGAAACGCAAGGCGCTGGGCTACCGGCAGGTGGAATTTACTGCCGATGCAGTCATTGCCGCTGCCGGGACAGCGGTGCGCGGGCATGAATTTCACTACTCCGAAATCGGTCCCATGCCGCAACAGGTGGGGCGTTGCTACCGCATGAGCCGCCAAGGGCACGAGCTGGGGCCGGAGGGTTACCGTATCAACAACTGCCTGGCCTCCTACGTTCATCTGCACTTCGGCAGCAACGCCCGGATCGCGCCCGCTTTTGTGGACGCCTGTCGACAGTGGTTCGCCCGTGACCTGAACCGGTAA
- a CDS encoding putative nucleotidyltransferase substrate binding domain-containing protein, which translates to MALVASSKGKDFNTWLAARDFVLTCRQTLLESAACMSSEQAEELFAEVERELAGREALHADELAHLRLMIAEAATAGGPDLLHPLVDRFYTACYDFFGRNRSAIAFFHLSAEFLRAASTTIVGYARQQTGCADLPVALIALNSGGRREFSPLHRLQLLLVHGGDAPEPAVMERFGRVLEEAFQAAGLSLDGQVTPGRLEWRGSMRVWKQRVAELLERNRSRYLNDLTRLADQDALFSDQGLADEFYSSCVQALEGSRSAHAFLVSQMMGLSTGIGMMGGIRLARRGAQRGMFGLLEHALLPLSSAIGSLALLKGVREVETTQRVRKLLARSEIDVEMAERLLEAWHFFNELRLQRETACLADRAYEAAGYFDVQASPAEVQERFKDFLETVATLQRHVGIAFSGLMEQV; encoded by the coding sequence ATGGCACTGGTCGCCTCTTCAAAGGGAAAAGATTTCAACACCTGGCTGGCAGCCAGAGATTTCGTGCTCACCTGCCGCCAAACCCTGCTGGAGAGTGCTGCCTGCATGTCGTCGGAACAGGCTGAAGAACTGTTTGCCGAGGTCGAGCGTGAGCTGGCGGGGCGCGAGGCGCTGCATGCGGACGAACTGGCCCATCTGCGGCTTATGATTGCCGAGGCCGCCACAGCCGGTGGACCTGATCTGCTGCACCCCCTGGTCGATCGATTCTACACCGCCTGCTACGATTTCTTCGGCCGGAACCGTTCAGCTATCGCCTTTTTTCATCTGAGCGCAGAATTCCTGCGCGCGGCGAGCACCACCATCGTGGGGTATGCCAGGCAGCAGACCGGCTGCGCTGACCTGCCGGTGGCGCTGATTGCCCTGAACAGCGGGGGACGCCGCGAGTTTTCGCCGCTCCACCGTTTGCAGCTGCTGCTGGTCCATGGCGGCGATGCGCCGGAACCGGCCGTCATGGAACGCTTCGGCCGGGTACTGGAGGAGGCTTTTCAGGCCGCGGGGCTGTCGCTCGACGGCCAGGTCACGCCGGGAAGGCTCGAATGGCGCGGCAGCATGAGGGTCTGGAAGCAGCGGGTTGCGGAGTTGCTGGAGCGCAACAGATCGCGATACCTGAATGATCTCACCCGGCTGGCGGATCAGGATGCGCTCTTTTCCGACCAGGGGCTGGCCGATGAATTTTACTCCAGTTGCGTGCAGGCCTTGGAGGGAAGCCGCTCTGCTCACGCCTTTCTGGTGTCGCAGATGATGGGGCTTTCCACCGGGATCGGCATGATGGGGGGTATCAGGCTTGCGAGGCGAGGGGCGCAGCGGGGTATGTTCGGGCTGCTCGAACACGCCCTGCTGCCGCTCTCCTCGGCCATCGGCTCCCTGGCGCTGCTCAAGGGGGTGCGCGAGGTGGAAACGACCCAGCGGGTCCGGAAACTGCTGGCCCGCAGTGAGATCGATGTTGAAATGGCCGAACGTCTGCTGGAGGCCTGGCACTTTTTCAACGAGCTGCGGCTGCAGCGCGAAACGGCCTGTCTGGCCGACCGGGCCTATGAGGCTGCCGGGTATTTCGATGTACAGGCGAGTCCGGCGGAGGTCCAGGAACGTTTCAAGGATTTCCTGGAAACGGTTGCCACTCTGCAGCGCCATGTCGGCATAGCTTTCAGCGGTTTGATGGAGCAGGTCTGA
- a CDS encoding cobalt transporter has translation MKIRTVLFSVLLFVCCCGGPACAGEKWPGIDEAVVNRIAREQGRPAREPLIDTGEGDLQLFAFLAAGSIGGFVAGYYWRMLLEGRKGPN, from the coding sequence ATGAAGATACGGACCGTACTGTTTTCCGTACTGCTGTTTGTCTGCTGCTGCGGTGGTCCTGCGTGTGCCGGGGAGAAGTGGCCCGGGATCGACGAGGCGGTGGTCAACAGGATCGCCCGGGAACAGGGGCGCCCTGCCCGGGAACCGTTGATCGACACCGGCGAAGGGGATCTGCAGTTGTTCGCCTTTCTGGCGGCGGGAAGTATCGGTGGGTTTGTGGCCGGATACTACTGGCGGATGCTGCTGGAGGGAAGGAAAGGCCCCAACTGA
- a CDS encoding TonB C-terminal domain-containing protein yields MRRISDRYVEKSFLYLLVLSLLLHLGALALLLYLPQSGKQLAKEPVFIDLQTVPELKRQEPPRQPETPRLPERRAPVSPKTSPPVAGLRNRTPEPDRELPRRPVQPSQPAPRESQPEKRPNAPSTGERRESQIPPGSSASSLLKPRQSAKPQGTPQLFPSAGRIAKLEQEYRRTFEGNGAEGESRLLNTSDPGLVSFFKRLENAVYGVWRIPPGGETLTGEVVVMATFNSRTGEIVAIKSIEGSGHRVLDDEVFRVLHTIGPVGPLPKGYDKPEHDLFMIFRYGGSFVRIIR; encoded by the coding sequence ATGCGCCGTATTTCCGATCGTTACGTCGAAAAATCGTTTCTTTATCTGCTGGTCCTGTCGCTGCTGCTGCACCTGGGGGCGCTGGCCCTGCTGCTGTACCTGCCGCAATCGGGAAAGCAGCTCGCCAAAGAGCCGGTCTTCATCGATCTGCAGACGGTGCCTGAGCTCAAGCGCCAGGAACCGCCCCGGCAGCCAGAAACACCGCGCCTGCCCGAGCGGCGTGCACCGGTCTCTCCGAAGACATCTCCGCCTGTTGCCGGTTTGCGGAACAGGACTCCCGAACCTGACCGCGAGCTCCCCCGGCGGCCGGTGCAACCAAGTCAGCCAGCACCCCGCGAATCGCAGCCCGAGAAACGACCAAACGCACCATCGACCGGAGAGCGCCGGGAAAGTCAGATACCGCCCGGTTCTTCAGCCAGCAGCCTGCTGAAACCGCGCCAGTCGGCGAAACCGCAGGGGACGCCTCAGCTTTTCCCCAGTGCCGGCAGGATCGCCAAGCTGGAGCAGGAATATCGCCGCACGTTCGAGGGCAATGGCGCGGAGGGCGAAAGTCGCCTCCTGAATACCAGCGATCCGGGTCTGGTATCATTTTTCAAGCGGCTGGAAAATGCGGTCTACGGTGTGTGGCGGATACCCCCCGGCGGGGAAACACTGACCGGCGAAGTCGTCGTCATGGCTACGTTCAATTCCAGGACAGGCGAGATTGTTGCCATCAAATCCATAGAAGGCTCCGGACATCGGGTGCTGGACGACGAAGTTTTTCGCGTGCTGCACACCATTGGCCCGGTCGGGCCTCTTCCCAAAGGATACGATAAGCCTGAGCACGATCTGTTCATGATATTCAGGTACGGGGGGAGCTTTGTGAGGATCATCCGGTGA